Genomic window (Candidatus Angelobacter sp.):
GTCACAACGGGATGCCGCGACAGCGTCTTGAACGGCAGCGGTGTGATGAACCGGAGCGCATCCGCGGTCATGACGACGTTCACCTCGGCGCCCTGACGGGTCAGTTGACTCGTCAAATCCGCCGCCTTGTAAGCCGCGATGGAACCGGTCACGCCAAGCACGATATTGGGGCCCGCCGGTTTTGAACCCTCGCGTTTTGACTTTGGAGTCATATCTCCGGTGGCTGCGCACGAACCTGTCTCATTTTCTCCGCGGCCAGAATCATCTGAACACGCCGCAAATCCTCGGGAATGGTGGTGCTGATCAACAGATAATCAAAGTGCTTCCACTGTGCGATCTCCTGGCGCGCCACACTCAAACGTTTTTGGATGGCGCCTTCGGAATCCGCCCCCCGTTTCCGCAGCCGTTTCTCCAGTATGGCCAGACTTGGTGGTGTCAAAAAAACCGAAACAAGCGCGGCGCCAAGCTCGGAATCTTCCGTGGCTTTCTGCCGGATCGCTGCGGCGCCTTGCACGTCGATGTTTAACACCACGTCCCGGCCCTGCCGGAGCTTGTCCAGGACCTCGCACTTCAGCGTTCCGTAGCGGTTGCCAAAAACCGTGGCGTGCTCAAGAAAATCCCCCGCATTCACCCGCTTGAGAAATGTTGCCGGGTCGAGAAAATAATAATCCACGCCGTCCCGTTCACCGGCGCGCGGAGGGCGGGTCGTGCAGGTAATGGCGCGGACGATATCCCCATTCGCTGCCAGTAATTGCTGGCAAAGCGTCGTCTTGCCGCCGCCGGACGGCGCGGAAATGACCAACAGCAATGGGCTGGCCCGCCGTCTGCCACCGTCAACGGTTGCTTGCTTCTCTCCACTCATTCAACGTTCTGCACCTGTTCGCGGAATTTCTCCAGCTCGGCCTTCAACGCCACCACCTCGCGCGAAATCAAACTGTCGTTCGCCTTTGAGCCAATGGTGTTCACTTCCCGGTTCATCTCCTGCGCCAGAAAATCGAGCGTGCGGCCGATCGGGTCCTTTGATTTCACGCAGTCCTCGAATTGCTGAAAATGGCTTTGCAAGCGTGTCAATTCCTCCGAGATGTC
Coding sequences:
- the gmk gene encoding guanylate kinase encodes the protein MSGEKQATVDGGRRRASPLLLVISAPSGGGKTTLCQQLLAANGDIVRAITCTTRPPRAGERDGVDYYFLDPATFLKRVNAGDFLEHATVFGNRYGTLKCEVLDKLRQGRDVVLNIDVQGAAAIRQKATEDSELGAALVSVFLTPPSLAILEKRLRKRGADSEGAIQKRLSVARQEIAQWKHFDYLLISTTIPEDLRRVQMILAAEKMRQVRAQPPEI